One window of the Eucalyptus grandis isolate ANBG69807.140 chromosome 8, ASM1654582v1, whole genome shotgun sequence genome contains the following:
- the LOC104428717 gene encoding granule-bound starch synthase 1, chloroplastic/amyloplastic-like yields the protein ILSHVCILSCFHFCNTPFYCLQVALEAPQVLNLNNSEKFSGPYGEDVVFIANDWHTALLPCYLKTMYQSRGLYKNAKVAFCIHNIAYQGRFPFGDFALVNLPNEFKSSFDFIDGNLKPAKGRKINWMKAGIIESQRVLTG from the exons ATACTTTCTCATGTGTGTATTCTTTCgtgttttcatttttgtaataCACCTTTTTATTGCTTGCAGGTTGCTCTAGAGGCACCTCAGGTTCTAAATCTAAACAACAGCGAAAAATTTTCAGGACCATATG GTGAAGATGTTGTCTTCATTGCCAATGACTGGCACACTGCTCTTCTTCCATGCTACCTCAAAACAATGTACCAATCTCGAGGGCTTTACAAAAATGCCAAG GTAGCATTCTGCATCCACAACATTGCCTACCAGGGAAGATTTCCCTTTGGAGATTTCGCCCTTGTCAATCTACCTAATGAATTTAAGAGTTCTTTTGACTTCATAGATGG GAATCTCAAGCCTGCAAAGGGAAGGAAAATCAACTGGATGAAGGCTGGGATTATAGAATCCCAGAGGGTCTTAACTGGATGA